Proteins encoded by one window of Sorex araneus isolate mSorAra2 chromosome 3, mSorAra2.pri, whole genome shotgun sequence:
- the EFS gene encoding embryonal Fyn-associated substrate → MAIATSAQLARALYDNTAESPQELSFRRGDVLRVLQREGAGGLDGWCLCSLHGQQGIVPANRVKLLPAGPAPQPGAPQGPPAPPDSADPVPEPSGEDQEVYVVPPPARPCLTSGPPAGPCPPSPDPIYKVPRGRGTPGNASEVYDVPPTALRVPPSDPYDSPASFSRPAAPQHPGEDEAPYDVPLTPQPPSEAEPELECEGDREPGPPLYAAPSNLKRASALLNLYEAPEELLDGVDDGGADEAIYDVPLLGPEAPPSPEPPGASASHELDTLALLLAKSPPLPHRPRLPSAESLSRRPLPALPVPEAASPSPAPSPAPGRKGSIQDRPLPPPPPRLPGYGGPKAEGDPDGGGVEEDPAGHHNEYEGIPMAEEYDYVHLKGVDKAQGSKPLDKAFPDDTEPPDRGLPEQREPPSPGEPLALATGDLQLLHFYAGQCQSHYAALQVAVAALLSSTRANQPPRLFVPHGKRVVVAAHRLVFVGDTLGRLAASAPLRAQVGAAGTALGQALRATVLAVKGAALGYPSGPAAQEMAQCVAELAGRALHFTTLLASLAP, encoded by the exons ATGGCCATAGCCACGTCG GCCCAGCTGGCCCGGGCCCTCTATGACAACACAGCCGAGTCCCCCCAGGAGCTGTCCTTCCGCCGAGGGGACGTTCTGCGGGTGCTGCAGAGGGAGGGCGCTGGCGGGCTGGACGGCTGGTGCCTGTGCTCCCTGCACGGCCAGCAGGGCATTGTGCCGGCCAATCGAGTGAAGCTCCTGCCTGCTGGCCCTGCGCCCCAGCCCGGcgccccccaggggcccccagccccacccgacTCAGCAGATCCAGTGCCGGAGCCCAGCGGTGAAGACCAGGAG GTATATGTGGTGCCACCCCCAGCTCGGCCCTGTCTTACCTCAGGACCTCCTGCTGgaccctgcccaccctccccggACCCCATCTACAAGGTCCCCAGAGGCAGGGGCACCCCTGGAAATGCCTCAGAG GTCTACGATGTGCCACCCACCGCCCTCCGAGTCCCCCCCAGTGACCCCTACGACTCTCCCGCCTCCTTTTCCCGCCCTGCGGCCCCGCAGCACCCCGGAGAGGACGAAGCTCCCTACGATGTGCCTctgaccccccaacccccttcagAGGCCGAGCCAGAACTGGAGTGTGAGGGGGACCGGGAACCCGGGCCCCCGCTCTACGCAGCCCCTTCTAATCTGAAACGGGCGTCGGCCCTGCTCAACCTGTATGAAGCCCCTGAGGAGCTGCTTGACGGTGTGGACGACGGGGGTGCTGACGAGGCCATCTACGACGTGCCCCTGCTGGGGCCCGAGGCGCCACCTTCCCCGGAGCCCCCGGGGGCCTCAGCTTCCCATGAACTGGACACCCTGGCTCTGCTTCTGGCCAAGAGCCCCCCGCTGCCACACAGGCCCCGGCTGCCCTCGGCCGAGAGCCTGTCCCGCCGCCCGCTGCCTGCCCTGCCCGTCCCCGAGGCCGCCAGCccgtccccagccccctctcctgctcCGGGCCGGAAAGGCAGCATCCAGGAcaggcccctgcccccgcctccgccccgccTGCCTGGCTACGGGGGCCCCAAGGCTGAGGGCGACCCCGATggcgggggggtggaggaggacccCGCCGGTCACCATAATGAGTACGAGGGCATCCCCATGGCCGAGGAGTACGACTATGTCCACCTGAAG GGCGTGGACAAAGCACAGGGGTCCAAGCCCCTGGACAAGGCCTTCCCCGACGACACTGAGCCGCCCGACAGGGGATTGCCGGAGCAGCGG GAGCCCCCGTCCCCAGGAGAGCCGCTGGCCCTGGCCACCGGAGACCTCCAGCTCCTGCACTTCTACGCAGGCCAGTGCCAGAGCCACTACGCGGCGCTGCAGGTGGCCGTGGCGGCCCTGCTGTCCAGCACCAGGGCCAACCAGCCCCCACGCCTCTTTGTACCCCACGGCAAGCGTGTGGTGGTGGCCGCCCACCGCCTGGTGTTTGTCGGGGACACCCTCGGCCGGCTGGCAGCTTCAGCCCCTCTTCGAGCCCAAGTTGGGGCAGCAGGGACAGCCCTGGGCCAGGCCCTACGGGCCACCGTGCTGGCAGTCAAGGGCGCCGCCCTGGGCTACCCCTCTGGGCCCGCAGCCCAGGAGATGGCACAGTGCGTGGCAGAGCTGGCAGGGCGGGCCCTGCACTTCACCACCCTGCTGGCCAGCCTGGCTCCCTGA